The Candidatus Brocadiaceae bacterium genome contains the following window.
GCGATTATTAAAGAGGAGTGGATATTGGATGCCATCAAAAAACCTGTGAAAACAGAAATTCAGAGCGATGGAAGGATAAGGCAATGGAAATTTATTGAAGAAGCAGGAAAGTATTTAAGAGTTATACTTCTTGAGGACGGAGAGACCGTTCATAATGCTTTCTTTGATAGAAACTTTAAGGAGGGAGAAAAATGAAAATTCGTTATTTCTCAGATACAGATACAGCGTTGATTGAGTTTTCAAATGTACCTGTCTTTGAGACAAAAGAAATATCAGAAAACCTTTACATTGACTTGGATGAAAAGGGCAATCTTGTCAGCATGACCATTGAACATGCGAAGGAAAAAGCAGGCATATCAGAAGTTTCTTTTTTACAAATGGAAAAGACAAGTACTTAACAAGTCACTCGTGCAGACAGGCTA
Protein-coding sequences here:
- a CDS encoding DUF2283 domain-containing protein encodes the protein MKIRYFSDTDTALIEFSNVPVFETKEISENLYIDLDEKGNLVSMTIEHAKEKAGISEVSFLQMEKTST